One window from the genome of Sulfodiicoccus acidiphilus encodes:
- a CDS encoding protease pro-enzyme activation domain-containing protein: MKREAGLVIFVLFLLSMSYPWIPNIVVAQYVGPELSGNVTASLPLDVPVTLSIFIPPRHYSLLLIYAQEVSQKQAPPLNRSQVLKEFSPPASMFSSILNYLEANGFTVVYQSPDRFSLMVEAPARVVESLFQTRLELYDRAGELYYAPSSPPQVPGPLQGTIIVGLDNYSEIRPQLIVLGKIQKGLISRVDLPNSMPLAFPIAADVYTPQDLQGAYNVTPIISPTERNVTVAVIDAYGDPLLLQDVQAFDQRFHLPPTNITVIPIGPYHPVLGYIFGWDVETALDVEAVHSMAPYAHIDVVVASNAGNALYQAIDYVVSADLADVVSMSWGIPENLFGMTGFYTTFPSYTLNYPYANFYFALGSAEGITFLAASGDEGATGGTPVAYGGALFPASSPFVTSVGGTALYVNVTSGYLWALNSTATYGYETAWSVDPLYGQDVSTGGGPSTLFPGVTVPTVSADADPYTGLAVVAEGQLLAVGGTSLAAPTWAGVVADLDSRLGPLGDLNGVLPLVRGALHNVTFGFNGLYGPGPGTTGLGTPDGGLLLSLLSSLRPGLSISVSTDGTPWYLQGSAVQVTAYVTYDGTPVTSGHFQAYFSDGRGYTLRVPLLFNSTDLEWTSSFTIPLNASPGMWRLTVNGTYNNLSGSGIQYVEVGAGVTIVYPVPYPYGPPLEVNQPFQVVAYEMYPNGTPIDNSTLIAHLVRQGRTVLNVTLLPIGQGLYEGEGLLPSTDPQGSYLFFVNNSLGGAYTYVYFGLQMLAYILTPVNGAMASASPGETITLLAAAYQPSGLGLFTSNITAYFYSSSGKLVAAVPMFLAPDVTQFGVFNLFGYHEANFTVPGNFTPGFYTVEFVAEANTSTGELLGLYNLSFYVSTEALNYQVHVDPLVYEGETIDVRVSITYSNGTPVQYGTFSAILLPRELSYETPLISGEVEVPLQYNSTTKLWNGEYVIPSILNEGPYQGLSVSSLSGVWQVVISGSTPLGANLVTPGEEFNVMPYTYIGPQTISSLNESNVPLAYPLTGGISMSDVYIPSLDVNGINVTLNDVVVGKLEARNSTVTVVSSLLSSVKLIGSELLMFDSKISNSEVGITALNSTVQLYSSTLSNLSYAFNQSNSEIQEHGTSFVHVSNLSTLPPPTIRPAEFNLTSPTSYVNFSVLGPQVRVLSVMLDGVPIPFEASRRADGVQLTVPFNATIEPDGEYILQVVASNGVQYYLNFTLFNSFHQVRTAVQISSIFGGLSDLSSKIGFTDALLYLTLVLAVVGLIVASVSTLRRRE; this comes from the coding sequence ATGAAACGAGAAGCGGGTTTGGTCATATTTGTTCTCTTTCTTCTTTCCATGTCTTACCCATGGATACCCAACATCGTTGTGGCACAATACGTGGGTCCAGAGCTGAGTGGAAACGTGACAGCTTCCCTACCGCTGGACGTTCCGGTAACTTTATCTATCTTTATTCCACCTAGGCATTACTCCCTACTTCTCATTTACGCTCAGGAAGTGTCTCAGAAGCAGGCCCCACCGCTGAATCGTTCTCAGGTCCTCAAGGAGTTCTCTCCACCTGCCTCCATGTTCAGTTCGATTCTGAACTACTTGGAGGCTAACGGCTTCACTGTAGTTTACCAGAGTCCTGACCGGTTCTCCCTAATGGTCGAGGCCCCAGCGCGAGTAGTGGAGAGCCTATTCCAGACAAGATTAGAGTTATATGATAGAGCAGGTGAGTTGTACTACGCACCTTCATCTCCACCTCAGGTTCCAGGCCCCCTTCAGGGAACGATAATAGTAGGACTAGATAACTACAGCGAGATAAGACCTCAGTTAATCGTGTTGGGCAAAATTCAGAAAGGGTTGATCTCGAGGGTTGACTTACCCAACTCGATGCCGCTAGCCTTCCCGATAGCCGCTGACGTTTACACGCCACAAGATCTGCAAGGTGCTTATAACGTTACTCCCATCATATCTCCAACTGAACGTAATGTAACAGTCGCTGTGATAGATGCGTATGGAGATCCCTTACTTCTTCAAGATGTACAGGCCTTCGATCAGAGGTTCCACCTCCCTCCAACCAACATAACTGTCATCCCCATAGGGCCTTATCACCCAGTTTTAGGCTACATCTTTGGTTGGGACGTTGAGACCGCTCTAGACGTAGAGGCAGTGCATTCCATGGCGCCTTACGCACACATAGACGTGGTGGTTGCTTCCAACGCCGGCAATGCCCTTTATCAGGCAATAGATTACGTGGTGAGCGCTGATCTAGCCGACGTAGTGTCCATGAGTTGGGGAATTCCAGAGAACTTGTTCGGAATGACAGGATTTTATACCACGTTTCCATCCTACACCTTGAACTACCCCTACGCCAACTTCTACTTCGCCCTGGGCTCCGCCGAAGGGATCACCTTCCTAGCTGCCTCCGGGGACGAGGGGGCAACTGGGGGAACCCCGGTGGCCTACGGGGGTGCCCTCTTCCCCGCCTCCTCCCCCTTCGTCACCTCCGTGGGAGGGACCGCGCTCTACGTGAACGTCACGTCCGGCTACCTGTGGGCCCTCAACAGCACCGCCACCTACGGCTACGAGACGGCCTGGAGCGTGGACCCGCTCTACGGGCAGGACGTCTCCACTGGAGGAGGCCCGTCCACCCTCTTCCCCGGGGTGACCGTTCCCACCGTCTCGGCCGACGCCGACCCCTACACCGGCCTCGCTGTGGTGGCGGAGGGACAGCTCCTCGCCGTCGGCGGGACCAGCCTGGCCGCCCCCACCTGGGCCGGGGTGGTGGCGGACCTGGACTCCAGGCTCGGCCCACTCGGGGACCTGAACGGGGTGCTCCCCCTCGTCAGGGGTGCCCTCCACAACGTCACCTTCGGCTTCAACGGCCTCTACGGCCCGGGGCCAGGCACCACCGGCCTGGGCACACCTGACGGCGGCCTCCTCCTCTCCCTCCTCTCCTCCCTCAGGCCCGGGCTCTCCATCTCCGTCTCCACCGACGGCACTCCTTGGTACCTCCAGGGCTCGGCCGTACAGGTGACGGCCTACGTCACCTACGACGGCACCCCCGTCACCTCCGGTCACTTCCAGGCCTACTTCTCTGACGGTCGTGGCTACACCCTGAGGGTTCCACTACTGTTCAACTCAACTGACCTGGAGTGGACTTCCTCATTCACGATTCCTCTCAACGCCTCTCCTGGCATGTGGAGGTTGACGGTCAACGGAACCTACAATAATCTAAGTGGCTCTGGAATACAGTACGTAGAAGTAGGTGCTGGCGTTACAATTGTATATCCGGTTCCCTACCCTTACGGACCTCCTCTCGAAGTGAACCAACCTTTCCAAGTCGTAGCCTACGAGATGTACCCAAACGGGACTCCGATCGATAACTCCACTCTAATTGCGCATTTAGTTAGACAAGGAAGAACTGTGTTGAACGTGACTCTCCTACCGATAGGCCAGGGATTGTATGAAGGAGAAGGGTTACTGCCCTCTACGGACCCACAGGGTTCCTACTTGTTCTTCGTTAATAATTCCCTCGGTGGGGCGTACACCTACGTTTACTTCGGACTTCAAATGCTGGCTTACATTCTCACACCAGTGAACGGAGCGATGGCTTCTGCGTCCCCTGGAGAGACTATCACCTTGCTTGCTGCGGCATACCAACCTAGCGGATTAGGTTTGTTCACTTCTAATATCACTGCGTACTTCTATTCTTCCTCAGGAAAGTTAGTAGCAGCGGTTCCCATGTTCCTTGCTCCCGACGTAACCCAATTCGGAGTCTTCAATCTCTTTGGATACCACGAGGCCAACTTCACTGTGCCGGGTAACTTTACACCTGGGTTCTACACAGTGGAGTTCGTGGCAGAGGCCAATACCTCTACAGGTGAACTGCTAGGGCTCTACAACCTCTCATTCTACGTCTCCACAGAGGCCCTCAACTATCAAGTCCACGTTGACCCCCTAGTCTATGAAGGAGAGACCATCGACGTGAGAGTCTCCATCACTTACTCCAATGGAACGCCTGTCCAGTACGGTACTTTCTCTGCCATCCTGTTGCCTAGGGAGCTGAGCTATGAAACCCCACTAATTAGCGGAGAAGTGGAGGTACCGTTACAGTACAATAGCACTACAAAGCTATGGAATGGGGAGTATGTCATTCCCTCCATTCTCAATGAGGGTCCGTATCAAGGATTGTCCGTTTCCTCGCTGTCGGGAGTGTGGCAGGTGGTAATCTCAGGTTCCACACCGTTGGGGGCAAACCTAGTGACACCAGGAGAAGAGTTCAACGTCATGCCTTACACCTACATAGGACCACAAACTATTTCCTCCCTCAACGAGAGCAACGTACCTCTAGCTTACCCGTTAACTGGCGGCATCTCCATGAGTGACGTTTACATACCGTCTCTAGATGTGAACGGTATCAACGTAACCCTGAACGACGTAGTTGTCGGGAAGTTAGAGGCACGTAACTCCACCGTCACTGTAGTCTCCTCTTTGCTCTCCTCCGTGAAACTGATCGGGTCCGAGTTGTTGATGTTCGACTCCAAGATATCCAATTCTGAGGTCGGAATAACTGCACTAAACTCCACAGTCCAACTTTATTCCTCCACCCTCTCTAACCTATCTTACGCCTTCAATCAAAGCAACAGCGAGATCCAAGAGCATGGAACTTCTTTCGTCCACGTTTCGAATCTATCTACTCTGCCTCCTCCGACAATAAGGCCGGCTGAGTTTAATCTGACCTCTCCCACATCTTACGTCAACTTCAGTGTTCTTGGTCCTCAAGTCAGGGTCCTCTCTGTAATGCTAGATGGGGTTCCAATCCCATTTGAGGCTTCTAGGCGAGCCGATGGAGTTCAGCTCACTGTGCCCTTTAACGCAACGATCGAACCCGACGGGGAGTACATCCTTCAGGTTGTGGCCTCGAACGGTGTCCAGTACTACCTCAACTTCACCCTGTTCAACTCGTTCCATCAAGTCCGTACTGCTGTGCAGATAAGTTCCATCTTCGGTGGTCTCTCCGATCTAAGCTCGAAGATAGGGTTCACAGACGCTCTCCTTTACTTAACGTTAGTGCTGGCAGTAGTGGGATTGATCGTGGCCTCTGTCTCCACCTTGAGGAGGCGGGAATGA
- a CDS encoding 4a-hydroxytetrahydrobiopterin dehydratase produces the protein MEKLSDQEVRARLSNLPGWALVNGKLRKEFTFSDFDGSVEFIRKVAPIADSMDHHPDVCVYYNKVIVELYTHDAGGLTDLDFRLAERLNSLGS, from the coding sequence ATGGAAAAGCTCTCTGACCAAGAAGTAAGGGCTAGGCTCTCTAACCTCCCTGGCTGGGCCCTTGTTAACGGCAAGTTGAGGAAGGAGTTCACATTTAGCGACTTTGACGGATCCGTCGAGTTCATCAGAAAGGTGGCGCCAATAGCCGACTCGATGGATCATCATCCTGACGTCTGTGTGTACTACAATAAGGTAATAGTTGAGCTCTACACCCACGACGCAGGAGGACTGACCGACTTGGACTTTCGGTTGGCCGAGAGATTGAATTCGTTGGGTTCTTAA
- the lysS gene encoding lysine--tRNA ligase yields the protein MNWDERRLKILEELKAQGVDPYPPKFQLTHTIKELRELASKFPEKSREPFVNDVSTAGRIANVRVHGKASFIDIFDDGERIQLYLRVNELGQKYEWTLKYVDRGDIVGVRGDLFYTMKNELTLLVRDLKLLTKALLDPPDWSSLGVEFRYAHRYVDFLYNASARKAMELRFRLIAEIRDFLKAAGFIEVDTPILQPVYGGALARPFKSHVNYLNEDWYLRISLELYLKRLVVGGFDKVFEIGKVFRNEDIDVTHNPEFTLLELYWAYADYNDIMRLTEEMIRTVLKKITGEHIITAPVSKAQLDLDASFRKVTMYEALSEQLGVNVESLSDEQLKEIVNKNGLVPRGGMYLRGLMIEKLFDKFVTPKLVEPTFVLDYPIETTPLCKPHRSKPGLVERFELFVDGVEVANAYSELNDPVLQAKLFQDEQEMMRRGDVEAHPYDKDFIRALSYGMPPTGGLGVGIDRLVMLATGNMSIKEVIPFPMVSSRTINE from the coding sequence GTGAACTGGGATGAGAGAAGACTGAAGATCCTCGAGGAGCTGAAGGCACAAGGAGTTGATCCTTATCCCCCAAAGTTTCAGCTAACTCATACGATAAAAGAGCTAAGAGAACTAGCCTCCAAGTTTCCAGAGAAGTCTAGAGAACCCTTCGTAAATGACGTATCCACAGCTGGGAGGATAGCTAACGTCAGAGTTCACGGTAAGGCGAGTTTCATCGACATATTCGATGATGGAGAGAGGATTCAGCTTTACCTTAGGGTCAATGAACTCGGTCAAAAGTACGAGTGGACGCTGAAATACGTAGACAGGGGAGACATAGTGGGAGTGAGAGGGGACCTATTTTACACTATGAAGAACGAGCTGACTCTCCTAGTTAGAGACTTGAAACTTCTGACGAAGGCGCTATTGGATCCACCAGACTGGTCCTCGCTGGGAGTGGAGTTCAGATATGCTCACCGTTACGTGGACTTCCTATACAACGCATCAGCTAGAAAAGCTATGGAACTGAGGTTCAGGCTGATCGCTGAGATTAGGGATTTCCTTAAAGCCGCCGGCTTCATTGAAGTTGACACCCCGATCCTCCAACCCGTTTACGGAGGAGCTCTAGCAAGACCCTTCAAGTCTCACGTGAATTACTTAAACGAGGACTGGTACCTTAGGATATCTCTAGAGTTGTACCTGAAGAGGCTAGTTGTGGGTGGCTTCGACAAGGTGTTCGAGATAGGAAAGGTCTTCAGAAACGAAGACATAGACGTCACTCACAATCCAGAGTTCACACTATTGGAGCTCTATTGGGCGTACGCCGACTATAACGACATAATGAGGCTTACCGAGGAGATGATAAGGACCGTTCTAAAGAAAATAACAGGGGAGCACATTATAACAGCACCAGTCAGTAAGGCTCAGTTAGATTTGGACGCCAGTTTCAGGAAAGTGACGATGTATGAAGCTCTCTCGGAGCAATTAGGGGTTAATGTTGAGTCCTTGAGCGATGAGCAGTTGAAAGAGATTGTCAATAAGAACGGACTTGTACCAAGAGGAGGAATGTATTTGAGAGGTCTAATGATAGAGAAGCTCTTCGATAAGTTCGTTACTCCAAAGTTGGTCGAGCCGACTTTCGTGCTGGATTACCCTATTGAAACAACACCCCTCTGCAAGCCTCACAGATCTAAGCCAGGGCTGGTAGAGAGGTTTGAGCTATTCGTGGACGGCGTGGAGGTGGCCAACGCATACTCAGAGCTCAACGACCCTGTTCTACAGGCCAAGCTATTTCAGGACGAGCAAGAGATGATGCGACGAGGGGATGTGGAGGCACATCCGTACGACAAGGACTTCATAAGGGCGTTAAGTTACGGTATGCCACCTACCGGGGGATTGGGTGTCGGGATAGACAGGTTAGTCATGCTGGCCACGGGCAACATGTCAATAAAGGAGGTTATTCCTTTCCCCATGGTCAGCTCACGCACCATTAACGAATAA
- a CDS encoding SelT/SelW/SelH family protein, with protein sequence MPIDIKIVYCKPCGFLPRALGLAEELLKYLSDINVTLTPGSNGIFDVYVNGELRFSRYQSRRFPEPNEIIEMVQRASPQP encoded by the coding sequence ATGCCTATAGACATAAAGATAGTTTACTGCAAACCTTGCGGGTTCCTTCCTAGGGCACTAGGGCTAGCGGAAGAACTCCTCAAATATTTAAGTGATATAAACGTCACCTTAACTCCTGGGAGTAACGGGATCTTCGACGTTTATGTTAACGGTGAACTTCGATTCTCCAGATATCAGAGCCGGAGATTTCCTGAGCCCAACGAGATAATAGAGATGGTGCAGAGAGCATCACCGCAGCCCTAA
- a CDS encoding DsrE family protein gives MPKVLFLVMSGDEKAQLAIRMAYNSLKNKRFEDLKVLFFGPSQMYITKLEGEPRQMLMELIQNHAVDSACVGVATNMGIKEKLESMGVRLEPAGERVSHYVNQGYEVITF, from the coding sequence ATGCCGAAGGTGTTGTTCCTCGTAATGTCAGGAGACGAGAAGGCACAATTGGCCATAAGGATGGCATACAATAGTTTGAAGAACAAGAGGTTTGAGGACCTGAAAGTCCTCTTCTTCGGACCTAGCCAGATGTATATAACTAAGTTAGAGGGAGAGCCGAGGCAGATGTTGATGGAGCTCATACAGAACCACGCCGTCGACTCCGCATGTGTAGGGGTCGCCACGAACATGGGCATAAAGGAGAAGCTGGAATCTATGGGAGTTCGACTCGAACCGGCTGGGGAGAGAGTATCCCACTACGTTAACCAAGGTTACGAAGTGATTACCTTCTGA
- the rimI gene encoding ribosomal protein S18-alanine N-acetyltransferase — protein MVIIDNASLSDLEEVYEVERRSFEDPYPLALLKAYLFISGNLFVVARDGKVVGYAVGVMQGRWRGHVISLAVEPEFRGAGLGKSLLGELHRRFGRLGCTYSFLEVGVSNEIALGLYRSLGYYVVGLKVGYYGRGKHAFIMVKDLKGRKGVE, from the coding sequence TTGGTAATTATAGACAATGCCTCCCTTTCGGACTTAGAGGAGGTCTATGAGGTTGAAAGAAGGAGCTTCGAGGATCCCTACCCTTTAGCCCTTCTCAAAGCCTATCTCTTCATATCTGGTAACCTGTTCGTGGTAGCGCGAGACGGAAAGGTTGTGGGTTATGCCGTGGGAGTAATGCAAGGTAGGTGGAGGGGACATGTTATCTCTCTTGCCGTGGAGCCGGAGTTCAGGGGAGCCGGTCTAGGTAAGTCCCTTCTTGGGGAACTACATAGGAGGTTTGGTAGGTTAGGTTGTACTTACTCCTTTTTGGAAGTTGGAGTCAGTAACGAGATCGCCCTAGGACTCTACAGGAGCTTGGGGTACTATGTGGTGGGTTTGAAGGTGGGCTATTATGGGAGGGGTAAGCACGCATTTATCATGGTTAAAGATCTAAAGGGGAGAAAAGGAGTCGAGTAA
- a CDS encoding mRNA surveillance protein pelota produces the protein MRILELDEKRGIMKLVAETEDDLWVLYLSLEKGDEVIAATTRDVSIGGESRRVPMVISIRVEKAEFQQYTNRLRIHGVILDAPERFGVKGQYHTINLDLNREVVIIKEKWPKYIIERIKRQAERARRVLLLLTDYDEYLIAVPMLQGLKILVEAEMRPPNKEQSQVEENLEMVVRDATSFASTYSSEVIVVAGPGNFKDLVAQRLRGKYSVYVEHVHSATRNGLSELLRRDVMKLVMRDYEISEGVKVFERVKDLIGRGSGLVTYGKSQVMEAATLGAVSELLVVEDLLATEDVEGRKSAEKIMEEVESKGGKIWIVPKDSPIYHQVRNLTGVVATLRFQLN, from the coding sequence ATGAGAATTTTGGAGTTAGATGAAAAGCGAGGAATAATGAAGTTAGTCGCTGAGACTGAGGATGATCTGTGGGTTCTCTATTTGAGCTTGGAGAAGGGAGACGAAGTCATCGCGGCTACTACCAGAGACGTGAGCATAGGAGGAGAGAGTAGGAGAGTCCCCATGGTAATCTCAATCAGAGTAGAGAAGGCCGAATTCCAACAATACACCAACAGACTTCGCATCCACGGTGTAATACTTGACGCACCAGAACGTTTTGGAGTGAAGGGCCAATACCACACCATTAACTTGGATCTGAATAGGGAAGTGGTGATAATAAAGGAAAAATGGCCTAAGTACATCATAGAGAGGATCAAGAGGCAGGCAGAGAGAGCAAGGAGGGTCCTATTGTTGCTAACGGACTATGACGAATACCTGATAGCCGTTCCAATGCTTCAAGGTCTCAAGATCCTTGTGGAGGCGGAGATGCGTCCACCTAACAAAGAACAGTCTCAGGTGGAGGAAAATTTAGAGATGGTAGTGAGAGACGCTACGTCGTTCGCTTCCACGTACTCTTCTGAAGTAATAGTGGTGGCCGGACCTGGAAACTTCAAAGATCTCGTGGCACAGAGGCTAAGAGGCAAGTACTCAGTTTATGTGGAACACGTTCACAGTGCCACCAGAAACGGCCTTAGCGAACTCCTCAGGAGGGACGTGATGAAGCTCGTCATGAGAGACTATGAGATAAGCGAAGGAGTGAAAGTCTTCGAGAGAGTGAAAGATCTGATTGGAAGAGGTTCTGGCCTAGTAACGTACGGGAAGTCTCAAGTAATGGAAGCTGCCACACTAGGCGCCGTGAGTGAATTGCTAGTTGTGGAAGACCTGCTAGCAACCGAGGACGTCGAGGGGAGGAAGTCAGCTGAGAAGATCATGGAAGAGGTCGAGAGTAAGGGAGGGAAAATATGGATAGTCCCCAAAGATTCTCCAATTTACCACCAGGTAAGAAACCTAACTGGTGTGGTTGCCACCTTGAGGTTCCAGCTAAACTGA
- a CDS encoding radical SAM protein, with translation MRQLLGNKEIALHYGELPLGCKLCREGAKLVVFVTGQCSDSCYYCPVSEERFGKDRQFANEKEATSLEDYVMEAYRMNALGAGITGGDPLLSLNRTILLIEKLKEEFGSGFHVHLYTSGRYATRDALLELKRAGLDEIRFHPTREEFLDAVERAVTVGLEVGLEVPALPGDGEKIVKLAKWAEEKGVKFININELELNERNSGPLNSRGLRISHGLAGASGSYETALFILQKLRDSKLNVHYCSSVYKDVVETRTRFIRIGRKDRKPYEEVNGEGLLVKLFIRTTDENSSLEELGEKTEEGYYVSQKFLEDIRKELGTRAEIWLIEEMPDAKRLKVSERKV, from the coding sequence TTGAGACAGTTACTGGGAAACAAGGAAATCGCCCTCCACTATGGGGAGCTTCCACTCGGTTGTAAGCTATGCAGAGAGGGGGCGAAATTGGTAGTGTTCGTGACGGGGCAGTGTTCAGACAGCTGTTACTATTGCCCAGTGAGCGAGGAGAGGTTCGGAAAGGATAGACAGTTCGCTAATGAAAAGGAGGCCACAAGTCTTGAAGACTACGTTATGGAGGCCTACAGGATGAACGCTTTAGGAGCGGGAATAACTGGAGGAGATCCCTTACTTTCTCTAAATAGAACCATATTACTCATAGAGAAATTGAAAGAGGAGTTTGGCTCAGGATTTCACGTGCACCTTTACACGAGCGGGAGGTACGCCACTCGGGACGCGCTGCTGGAGCTCAAGAGAGCGGGACTTGATGAAATAAGGTTCCATCCCACTAGGGAAGAGTTTCTAGACGCAGTGGAGAGGGCAGTAACAGTGGGACTAGAAGTGGGGCTTGAGGTGCCTGCGTTACCGGGTGATGGGGAAAAGATAGTAAAATTGGCAAAGTGGGCCGAAGAGAAGGGGGTCAAATTCATCAATATAAATGAACTCGAACTTAACGAGAGAAATAGTGGACCTCTGAACTCAAGGGGACTAAGGATATCACACGGGTTAGCAGGAGCCTCAGGGAGCTACGAGACTGCACTGTTTATCCTCCAAAAGTTGAGGGACTCTAAACTAAATGTGCACTACTGCAGCTCAGTCTACAAGGACGTGGTGGAGACGCGGACTAGGTTCATTAGAATCGGAAGGAAGGATAGGAAACCTTACGAAGAGGTGAATGGCGAAGGGTTACTAGTGAAGCTCTTCATAAGGACAACAGATGAGAATAGTTCGTTGGAAGAACTAGGCGAGAAAACGGAGGAAGGGTACTACGTGTCACAAAAGTTCCTTGAAGACATAAGGAAGGAGTTAGGAACTCGCGCCGAGATTTGGCTCATAGAAGAGATGCCCGACGCTAAGAGACTCAAGGTGAGCGAGAGGAAAGTGTGA
- a CDS encoding DUF1122 family protein has protein sequence MLSGKIGAMNLTSTPITPTGMNRRLSFQVLLDGKLVGNVVWFQGRAEYLPWLEIDYYPWVREVGVEVQFFSLVHDFLPPGGRLFVTYVRDPATLRMLYRGVHPLITPLGFSMLQAGFTWFKDWYFPEGGNEGTAKLQGNRPLNLADRARQLSDRLQELEGEYDGEEVRDWIRAKLRELQASR, from the coding sequence ATGCTTAGCGGGAAGATAGGGGCCATGAATCTGACCTCTACTCCTATTACTCCCACTGGAATGAATAGGCGGCTGAGTTTTCAGGTTCTGCTTGATGGTAAGTTAGTGGGGAACGTAGTTTGGTTCCAGGGAAGAGCAGAGTATCTCCCATGGCTGGAGATCGATTATTATCCGTGGGTTCGCGAAGTCGGCGTAGAGGTCCAGTTCTTCTCTTTAGTACACGACTTTTTACCTCCAGGTGGACGGTTATTCGTGACGTATGTGAGAGATCCAGCGACTCTACGAATGCTTTACAGGGGTGTCCACCCGCTCATCACTCCTCTAGGTTTCTCGATGCTTCAGGCTGGTTTCACTTGGTTTAAGGATTGGTACTTCCCAGAGGGAGGCAATGAAGGGACCGCTAAGTTGCAGGGCAATCGCCCACTGAATCTGGCCGATAGGGCCAGGCAACTTTCGGACAGGCTGCAGGAACTGGAGGGGGAGTACGACGGGGAGGAGGTCAGGGACTGGATAAGAGCTAAGCTTAGGGAACTTCAAGCTTCCCGTTGA
- a CDS encoding site-2 protease family protein: MVPFLEEALAFVSAWGLLYAIWRARRLSLERKGLQIYPFLIIWKKASRDQWFPGFSRGKGYRAFETISIGLAVLSMTLGIYLILYTLFELSVLRPQAQVVKLEPIIPGVTVSLNQVPYLLVALVLSISLHELMHALSSTSQGIKVKNGGLILLAIFPGAFVEPDQDDFSSKPLASKLKVISAGIAINLVLAAISLALLSMAVSMFSHGVLIVRVVGGSPAQYAGLKSGDVIVKVNGTAINSPTQLGKLTSSGLPLILTVIENGHISSIAVTPENGKIGVYITDYFAPSIAGPIVDLLDWLFIVNFSLTMFNGAPLIITDGGKLLTELLRPIGGENVAYVVQTMLLLAFILAIGLSI; the protein is encoded by the coding sequence ATGGTACCTTTTTTGGAGGAAGCGCTCGCATTCGTAAGTGCGTGGGGCCTCCTCTACGCGATCTGGAGGGCGCGCAGACTGTCCCTAGAGCGTAAGGGACTACAGATCTATCCATTCCTGATTATATGGAAGAAGGCGTCTAGAGATCAATGGTTTCCCGGCTTCTCACGAGGTAAAGGTTACAGGGCTTTCGAGACCATATCAATCGGCCTCGCAGTCCTTTCGATGACGTTGGGTATCTACCTCATTCTGTACACGTTGTTCGAACTATCAGTCCTCAGACCTCAGGCACAGGTAGTCAAGCTCGAACCCATTATACCTGGGGTAACAGTTAGCCTCAATCAAGTTCCTTACCTGTTAGTGGCATTAGTTCTCTCGATCTCTCTTCATGAACTTATGCATGCGCTTTCATCCACATCCCAAGGAATTAAGGTGAAAAATGGTGGATTGATCCTGCTGGCCATCTTCCCTGGGGCGTTCGTGGAACCCGATCAAGACGACTTTTCATCCAAACCGCTGGCCTCAAAACTTAAGGTGATATCGGCAGGGATAGCAATCAACTTGGTTCTTGCAGCAATCTCACTTGCCCTACTATCTATGGCAGTTTCGATGTTCTCACACGGGGTCCTAATAGTAAGAGTTGTAGGAGGCTCCCCTGCCCAATACGCAGGACTTAAGTCGGGAGATGTTATCGTGAAGGTGAACGGGACTGCGATTAACTCACCCACCCAATTAGGAAAGTTGACGTCTAGCGGATTGCCCCTAATCCTCACAGTGATAGAAAATGGGCACATTAGCTCTATCGCTGTTACGCCGGAGAACGGAAAAATAGGAGTTTACATCACGGACTACTTCGCTCCTTCGATAGCCGGCCCCATAGTCGACTTGTTGGATTGGCTGTTCATAGTGAACTTCAGTTTGACGATGTTCAACGGTGCACCTCTGATAATTACGGACGGGGGGAAGTTGTTGACCGAGCTCCTCAGACCTATTGGAGGAGAGAATGTGGCCTACGTGGTACAGACAATGCTTCTCCTCGCTTTCATCCTGGCGATAGGACTCTCTATCTAG
- a CDS encoding ArsR/SmtB family transcription factor, protein MVSLFSALADTTRLGIVLFLYKNGSATVQDISKSLSKSQSLISHHLACLKNCGVVSYRREGRFIYYSLNGVGIREIVNIALKHVADYGRSILACEVIKGEEPT, encoded by the coding sequence ATGGTTTCGCTTTTCTCTGCATTAGCTGACACTACTAGACTAGGAATCGTCTTGTTCCTTTACAAGAACGGAAGTGCGACCGTGCAAGATATATCAAAGTCCCTCTCAAAGTCCCAGTCTCTAATATCTCATCACTTAGCCTGTCTTAAGAACTGTGGAGTAGTATCTTACAGGAGGGAGGGGCGCTTTATATACTATTCCCTGAACGGGGTCGGAATAAGGGAAATAGTGAACATCGCCCTTAAGCATGTGGCAGACTACGGAAGATCCATACTGGCATGTGAAGTTATAAAAGGAGAAGAACCGACGTGA